The genomic window ATCATAAAATACACCTTCATAGTGAACAAGACGCCCTGAATCTACTTGTCTGAAATAGCGCGCCACATGTAACAGCACATCCCCGACATACGATTCATTTCCAACTGACCAAATAATGATAGATGGATGATTTTTATCACGCTCATACATAGATATGGCACGATCCATTACGATATCTTCCCATTCAGAGTTACTTCCTGGTATGTTCCATGAAGGTTCAACAACGCCCATTTTCTGCCAAGAACCATGCGTCTCTAAATTCATTTCGTCTATAACGTATAACCCATATTCATCACAAAGCTCGTACCATAACGAATGGTTTGGATAGTGAGATGTTCGAACAGCGTTCATGTTGTGCTGCTTCATCGTTTTAATATCCCAAATCATATCTTCCTTCGACACAGTGCGACCGTGATAGCAGTTAAACTCATGACGGTTAACACCTTTAAAAATAATACGTTTCCCGTTTATATGCATAACTTTATTAATTAGCTCAAATCTTCTGAAGCCTATTCTGTGCGGCACTACCTCTACTAAGTCCCCAGACTCATTAAAAATTTGAAGATAAAGGGTATAAAGATAAGGCTGTTCAGCACTCCATAGCTCTGGATTATCAATGTGTATCAAAAGCTGACCACTTTTATTTTTAAGCTCCCCATTTGAGCTAGCTACTAATTGACCAGCTCTATCATACAACTCGCCTACTACCTTAGCTTTTTCCGGTACTCCCTTAAGAAACGTCATATCCGCGTTTAATGTACCCTTTGTAAAAGTAGCGTCTAATTCAGCACGAATATCGGCATCAAACACATGTATATCTGGTACTGTGTATAAATACACATCACGGAATATCCCTGAAAATCTCCAAAAATCCTGATCCTCTAACCAACTACCTGTACTTCTTTGGTAGACTTCAACAGCGAGTTTATTCTCACCATCCAATAAGTACGACGTTAAGTCAAAATCGGCAGGTGTAAATGAATCTTCACTGTAACCAACAAATTCTCCATTTAACCAAACGAAGAAGGCTGTTTCTACTCCTTGAAAAGAGATACACACACGCTTGCTTACCATTTGGGATGGCAACGTAAATGTCTTTACGTAGCTTCCCACCGGATTAAAATCAGTAGGAATCTCAGGAGGACGAATATCATTATGACCATCCCAAGGGTACATCGTATTTACATAATGTGGATTACCGTATCCCTGTAACTGCATGTGTCCTGGAACAGTAATGTCTCCCCAACTATTGCTATCAAACGATAGTTTGTAAAAATCCTCCGGTCGACTTGATGGATTGATAGAATAGTTAAATTTCCAATCTCCATTAAGGCTATGGCGAAGCTTCATCGGGCTTCTCCGCTTAGCCTCTTCCATTGTTTCATAATATACATGATCGGAATGCGCCGGAAGTCGATTCACGGCAAACACTGCTGGATCTGCTAACCAGTTTAAGCTTGGTTGTGTGTTGGTCATTAAAACAATCCTCCTTATTGATTACGCTTTCAATATTTTTATAATATTAGTAAAAAATTAGTAAACTAGTCTAAAATCATTATACTAGCTTTACTATTTTTTGTCAGGACTTCTTGTCGTACCCCTGACCTTTACTCTATTCATTTACCGGGATAGGAGCGGGACTAGCTCTGTTTTCGCACAAACATACTGCACCACTATGGGATGTCCCGCGTCCTTAAGTTATATACTGTATTCTAGTAAAAATTGATAATAGATTTGCATTTTATAGGTCCATATTAAAAGGGACGTAGAAAAAGTAGCATGCCTGGTTGTCGGTTTTTGTATGTTTTTGTTGGTACATGGTACCGACATATTTCTACAATTTTCGAACCGTTGATACGACTGAGTTTCCCATGCATGGATTTTACTTGGTACCACGTACCGACAAAATTCGATTGTATCCAGCAAAGTTCGACTCATAATTCACACTAAACACCAGACTCATACATTTAAAAAATCGAACTCCGCACCTCAAACATACGATGCTGCCACAAATCTCTTCACCACTTTAACACTGCACCCTATGTTCCCGCTATTAACTCTGCATCCTGACAGGGGGATGGATCCCGTAATGTAACTCTGCATCCTGACAGGGGGATGGATCCCGTAATGTAACTCTGCATCCTAACAGGGGGATGGATCCCGTAATGTAACTCTGCATCCTGACAGGGGGATGGATCCCGTAATGTAACTCTGAATCCTAGTAAGGATCAGCCCTCCGTTAAGCGGGGGGATGGACCCATTATTTCACTGACCCCATCATACCGGCTACGAAATGCTTTTGCATGATGAAGAAGATAATTGCTGCTGGTAAGGTTGCAATAACGATTGCTGTCATAATAACACCAAAGTCTGGAGCATAACTAGAACCTAAATTAGAAATAAGCAATGGGATCGTTTGGTTTTCAGGTGACTGTAACACCACTAATGGCCATAAATAGTTATTCCAGCTTGCCATAAACGTAATAATAGCCGCTGCTGCGTATGTTGTTTTCATCGTTGGTACATAAATTCTAAAAAACACACCTAATTCTGTTAGCCCATCTATTCTCCCTGCTTCTAATATGTCTCTAGGAAACATCTTCGTGCTTTGACGGAAGAAGAAAATAAGGAATGCAGTCGTTAAGGTTGGTAAAACTACCGCCGAAAGTGTGTCAATACCAATAAAAGGAGCTACTTGACTAATCTTCCCAAACATTCTGAACAACGGTACCATTAAAGCCGCAAATGGGATCATCATAGATAATAGTAAGAAGTTGAATACCATATCTTTTGCTTTACTTCTGTAAATCTCAAACCCGTATCCTGCAAGGGACGCTATAAGTAATGATAGTACAGTAGTAGCTAGGGAAATTTTTGCTGAATTCATGAATGCCGTTCCAATATCGGCTGTATCTAGTAGTTTTTGAAAGTTTTCAATAAAGGCTGTGCCCGGAAGAAGTCGCCCTTTTGTAACATCAACCGACTCATTCGTTGCACTTACAATCATCCACAAAAAAGGAAATATCGAGACAAGTGCTACTACAGATAGAAACAAGTATCCTAGAATTTTATTAAACTTACGCATTTTTATCACCTGCCGCTTTAAACTGAAGGATAGAGAATAGCACAATCATAATAACGATCGTATATGAAACGGTTGCTGCATACCCAAAGTCCGGTGTGTATTTAAACGATAAGTTATAAATATATTGAGAAATCGTCATAGTTGCGTTACCAGGACCACCTCTTGTAATATTCATAACTTCATCGAATAACTGAAGCGTACCGATTGTTGACGTAATTGATGTAAATAAAATAATTGGTTTAAGCATCGGAATCGTAATTTTGAAAAACTGTTGCACTGCTGAAGCCCCATCAATGCGAGCTGCTTCATAAATAGATTGGTCAACATTTTGTAGAGCTGATAAGTAAAAAATCATAT from Bacillus sp. HMF5848 includes these protein-coding regions:
- a CDS encoding carbohydrate ABC transporter permease gives rise to the protein MRKFNKILGYLFLSVVALVSIFPFLWMIVSATNESVDVTKGRLLPGTAFIENFQKLLDTADIGTAFMNSAKISLATTVLSLLIASLAGYGFEIYRSKAKDMVFNFLLLSMMIPFAALMVPLFRMFGKISQVAPFIGIDTLSAVVLPTLTTAFLIFFFRQSTKMFPRDILEAGRIDGLTELGVFFRIYVPTMKTTYAAAAIITFMASWNNYLWPLVVLQSPENQTIPLLISNLGSSYAPDFGVIMTAIVIATLPAAIIFFIMQKHFVAGMMGSVK